The Paenibacillus sp. 481 DNA window GGGTGGTGTAGGCGAAATAGTCGTCATGCCATTCCATGAAATTATGCCAGCCGTACGTGATGGCTTAGTTGATGCTGGGCTCGTCATCCATGAGGCGCGTTTCACCTACCACACGTATGGATTGCACTTGCTGCAAGACTTAGGGAGCTGGTGGGAAGCCGACACAGGCTTGCCGATTCCGCTTGGCGCTATTATTGCTCGACGTTCGTTGGATGTGCATGCCATTGCAGACTGGATTCGCACATCGGTTGAGTACGCATGGGCGCACCCAGAAGTGTCGCGCGATTATGTGATGAGTCTTGCGCAGGAGCTGTCGCCTGAAGTAGCGCAAGCTCACATCGATCTTTACGTCAACGAGTTTTCTGCGAACTTGGGTGAGGATGGCTATGCTGCAGTTCATGCGCTGCTTAGTCGCGCTGCGGAAGCAGGGCTTGTGCCCAAGGTAGATTTGGCAGCGCTGCGCTGGTAGTGTAAGGAAAGTTATTTATAACAGGTAACAGATGAAGTTCATATGCTGACCTAACGAGAGCACCCAATGTGAATTAAGGGTGCTTCTTTTTATACCCTGAAAGGTGATGTTTCTAGAGAGGCATTCGTTTGTTTATAAACTAAATACGGATAGCGCTGATGTATCCGACACTATCCGTATTGTTTGGGGTGATGTTGTATATCTAGGCGAAGTCTTCACGATTACATGTTTACCGTACTATTTGCATCTAATTTAAGCGTGCACTCGCTTTGCTAGAGCAATTTATCATTCTTATCATAAACACCAACCCACACTCTATAGTTTGCGTGCTCCAATCTTTCAGTGTGAAAAGTTGAATGGGCTATTTGTTAAGCAGAGGTTTTCTCTTAATTGAGAAAACGGCAAGCAGCTTCGCACTTATCGGTTAGTAGTCAGTTGCTCCCTTGTGCCCTAACCGTTGGTGGTCAGCTGATTCACTGTGCCTCCTCTCCTAACAGTCGTCACAGTTGCTATTTCAGCGAATATGAACCCATTCAACATTTAACGGTTATGAGGGGGCTTATTACGATGAAAACAGCTGGATTTTGAATGAAATTGGAGAAATAAGCGCACCTATAACCGTTAGAAATCAAAACGAGGCAAATCTGGCGATATAGCCACTATGGCAACCGTTAAGAACTAACTTTGCTTTCTCGACAGCAATTTTATAAAATTCAATACGACACCGCGCAAAAATTGTACAATAATGGGCATTTTCGTATAATGCCGAGCAAAATGTTTACGTCTGTCCAGCTAAGCAACGGCCTGCTTACCGAACAACCAACCGTGAGGGTTACAGGCAGTACGCCTCTGAGCCGGAGTATTGCAAGAACTGTTCCCTACTGAACGCGTGTACACGTTCTCAAAATCACGAAAGGTGATTACTTGGCATGTGTGGAAAGATAGTAAGGGGAGCATATCAAACGGGGATAATCCCCTTTCTCTTCTGTATCTGAAAAAAATGAGAACCCCAAGTCTTGAGAAAAAGACAGGGTTTTCTCGACAATCTGTAACGTTTATCATCTTTTTTATTACGGAATATTGTTAGTGGGTAATTATGATGAACTACTGTAAGTATAATGAGCGAATAAACGGTGCATAAGGGATGATGACTTGTTCTGGCACTTTAATGACTGGTTCTGTTACTTTAATTACTTGTTTTATTTGTTTAATGAAACTATAATTATTTTGGTTTCACAATAACCAATAAATGACATGCTTATTTTCCAGACAGATGTGATTTCGGTTAAATACAGGTATTTTTTATTACACCATAATGAAGTTGGGAGGATAATGTTGATGACGAACCATGATCAGCATGCTCTTAAGTCTAAACCGACACTTCCACTACATCAAACGGAGCGCATTTCAGAGCTTGACCTTATTCGTGGCTTTGCATTATTAGGTATACTTATTGTGAATATGCAGTACTTCTCTTATCCGTTTATTTATACAACGATCTCGAATATCGATTTGTGGCCAGATGTATGGGATCAGGCGGTAAAGAAAGGGATTGTCATATTTGCTCAAAACAAATTCAATACGATGTTCTCGTTCTTATTCGGTCTAGGCTTTATGATCTTTATACAACGTGCGAAGCAAAAAGGAGAGCAGCCTGCCCGTTTATTTATACGAAGGTTGCTTGTCTTGCTCGGTATCGGACTTATTCATTCTTATTTCATTTGGGCTGGCGATGTTTTGGTCTTTTACTCCATCATGGGCTTTATCCTTCTATTGTTCCGCAATTGTCAACCTAAGACACTTCTTACATGGGCGTTCAGCCTCATCTTTATTCCGGTCGTGTTATTGACTTTACTCATCGTACTCATATTAGCCACAGCAGGATCAGCTTCCTCTGCATCGGAGCTGATGCCTTTAGAATTAGGCCGTACAATCATTAACGGTTCACTCTTTACGTACAGTCAAGGCACATATGCTGCTATTTTTGCACAAAATGCAGCGGATCTGAACTTGGTTCGCATCGGCTACCTTAGTATATTGCCATTGTTTTTTGCTATGTTCCTATTTGGGGCGTACGCCGGAAAAACGGAAATATTTAAGAACCTGGC harbors:
- a CDS encoding 1,4-dihydroxy-6-naphthoate synthase, with the translated sequence MKIAFSPCPNDTFIFHAWVHGLVPDAPQLEVTYADIDVTNQIASMAGVDAPDILKISYAALPWVQSDYALLPCGGALGRGCGPLVLTNSSLNRSNGDAGRVSGAAALSGRRVAVPSERSTAYLLFRLWAAQQVPGGVGEIVVMPFHEIMPAVRDGLVDAGLVIHEARFTYHTYGLHLLQDLGSWWEADTGLPIPLGAIIARRSLDVHAIADWIRTSVEYAWAHPEVSRDYVMSLAQELSPEVAQAHIDLYVNEFSANLGEDGYAAVHALLSRAAEAGLVPKVDLAALRW
- a CDS encoding DUF418 domain-containing protein; the protein is MTNHDQHALKSKPTLPLHQTERISELDLIRGFALLGILIVNMQYFSYPFIYTTISNIDLWPDVWDQAVKKGIVIFAQNKFNTMFSFLFGLGFMIFIQRAKQKGEQPARLFIRRLLVLLGIGLIHSYFIWAGDVLVFYSIMGFILLLFRNCQPKTLLTWAFSLIFIPVVLLTLLIVLILATAGSASSASELMPLELGRTIINGSLFTYSQGTYAAIFAQNAADLNLVRIGYLSILPLFFAMFLFGAYAGKTEIFKNLAIHLSWIKKLWVCALVIGLAITLPAVFVSPEFMGRSVHGLFQHISYFVGGSALSLCYITSLILLTRKELWQRLLAPLQAVGRMAATNYLAQSIISTFIFYSYGLGLYGKVSPAWAMLVCAAIFSFQIVISNWWMKRFAYGPVEWVWRTLTYGKKPPFKQRRSRDISA